TCGTCATCAACGACAACGCGTTCAACACGAAAGATGCAAATGCACTTGAATCATTTGCCGCCATTTTCCTCGCGGTTCCCAAAAACTTTATGATTGCAGCGCTGCTCGTTTTTTTTGCAGCCATCCCGTTTGTGAAAAAAGCGATGAAGGATACCGGCACTGAAGACCCCGGCTGGATTGTGATTGACGAAGTCTGCGGGATTTTCATGACATTCGCCTTCATCCGCCCCGAATGGATTCTGAACGCCCCCTGGATCTTAATCATCGGCTTTGCGCTTTTCCGCTTTTTTGACATTCTCAAACCGCTCGGCATCCATAAAACGGAAAAACTCCCCGGCGCTTGGGGAGTCATGGCCGATGACTTGCTCGGCGGAATCTACGCCGGGTTAGTACTCACCATTGGCCTTGTTTTACCCGCCGTATTTTTGATGTAAGACTATTTATTCAAATATCTTGTTGTACAAGCTCGGGGCAAACTTTTGCATGTAGCCGAGTACGAAAATTACGGAAATGATAATAGGCAAGCCCCACTTAAAGTAGAGGTGCAAAATCTTCAACTTCGGGAACTTCATGCCCGAGCCCAAATTCGCCTCGGCAATGAACTTGAACTGTCCCCAGCCATAGCGGGAATTACAGAACAACACGAACACAAGCGAACCCAGCGGCAAAAGTGTATTCGAAACGAGGAAGTCTTCCAAGTCCAAAACACAGCTGCCCGGACCAAAAGGTTCAAAGCCCGAAAGCACATTAAAGCCAAGCGCGCACGGGAGAGACAAAATCACAATCGCGACAAAATTCCACTTCACCGCTTTTTTACGTTCTACATTGCGCACGTCCATCCAGTAAGCAACAATGTTTTCGAACACGGCAACAAGCGTCGAAAGAGCCGCAAAAGACATAAAGAGGAAGAACGCCGCACCGCAAATACGGCCTGCTGGCATCTGCGCAAACACGTTCGGTAGCGTTGCAAAAATAAGCCCCGGACCAGCATCCGGCTTGAGTCCAAAAGCAAAGCAAGCAGGAATAATGATAAGACCAGCAATCAAGGCAACGCCCGTATCGAGCACGCAAATGTGGGCGGCTTCCGTCAAGAGAGAATGTTTCTTCTTGATGTAGCTTCCGAAAATGCTCATGGAGCCAATGCCGATACTCAGCGTAAAGAACGACTGACCAAGCGCCGCAAACACGACCTCGCCAATACCGGCTTCCTTGAGCTTTGCAAAGTCCGGTAACAAGTAGAACTTG
This is a stretch of genomic DNA from Fibrobacter sp. UWB13. It encodes these proteins:
- a CDS encoding phosphatidylglycerophosphatase A; the protein is MNKQELKEKYGKKRVPHEWRKTDKISTLITTFFGSGMSPKAPGTMGSLAAAIVAYPLAMLSYAYPIVINDNAFNTKDANALESFAAIFLAVPKNFMIAALLVFFAAIPFVKKAMKDTGTEDPGWIVIDEVCGIFMTFAFIRPEWILNAPWILIIGFALFRFFDILKPLGIHKTEKLPGAWGVMADDLLGGIYAGLVLTIGLVLPAVFLM
- a CDS encoding sodium-dependent transporter; this translates as MTERENFKSRLGFILIAAGCAIGLGNVWRFPFITGQYGGAAFVLIYLFFLLIFGFPILVMEFAVGRSSKRGVGRSFAILEKPGQKWHYAGVPMIAGNYILMMFYTTVTGWMLYYFYRMVTMGDLMNLSPAEVGAEFTNMLGNGPLLSFWMVVATFAGLSIVALGLQRGVERITKTMMSALLVIMLILMIRVLTLPGAGEGLKFYLLPDFAKLKEAGIGEVVFAALGQSFFTLSIGIGSMSIFGSYIKKKHSLLTEAAHICVLDTGVALIAGLIIIPACFAFGLKPDAGPGLIFATLPNVFAQMPAGRICGAAFFLFMSFAALSTLVAVFENIVAYWMDVRNVERKKAVKWNFVAIVILSLPCALGFNVLSGFEPFGPGSCVLDLEDFLVSNTLLPLGSLVFVLFCNSRYGWGQFKFIAEANLGSGMKFPKLKILHLYFKWGLPIIISVIFVLGYMQKFAPSLYNKIFE